In Agrobacterium vitis, one genomic interval encodes:
- a CDS encoding D-TA family PLP-dependent enzyme, translating into MDRPIDIPGPRPGDPVLSLSTPLPLIDEDRLAANIARVQSYMDVHGLAFRPHIKTHKIPPLARQQQEAGATGINCQKITEAEVFAGAGFEDILITFNILGPEKLVRLAALNERISGLKVVADSIVTVEGLASYFSNRKPLTVLVECDTGAGRCGVQTPADAVGLAQAISASKGLRFGGIMTYPKAHTELAVESFFTQILTSLTTLGITCPIVSNGGTPSLFSAHLVPSATEHRAGTYIYSDRSMAKAGHGTLDDCAMHILATVVSRPTPDRAILDAGSKALTSDLLDFSDYGLIVDYPDAVITGLSEEHGTVDLSKISGKRPEIGEKVRIIPNHTCVVSNLFDIMTFHRNGVVTRVEQVAARGLVW; encoded by the coding sequence ATGGACCGCCCAATTGACATTCCTGGTCCAAGACCCGGCGATCCAGTTCTCTCGCTGTCAACACCGCTGCCGTTAATCGACGAGGATCGGCTCGCCGCCAATATCGCCCGGGTTCAATCCTATATGGATGTCCACGGCTTAGCCTTTCGCCCGCATATCAAGACCCACAAGATTCCACCCCTCGCCCGCCAGCAGCAGGAGGCCGGTGCGACCGGTATCAATTGCCAGAAAATTACCGAGGCGGAGGTGTTTGCCGGTGCCGGGTTCGAGGACATATTGATTACTTTCAATATCCTTGGGCCTGAAAAGCTCGTGAGGCTCGCCGCCCTGAATGAGCGGATTTCCGGCCTGAAGGTAGTGGCCGATAGCATCGTCACCGTCGAAGGCCTTGCAAGCTATTTTTCAAACCGCAAACCTCTGACCGTATTGGTGGAATGCGACACCGGTGCCGGACGCTGCGGTGTGCAGACACCAGCAGACGCCGTTGGCCTGGCGCAAGCGATTTCCGCCAGCAAAGGCCTACGGTTCGGCGGAATAATGACATATCCCAAGGCTCACACCGAGCTAGCAGTCGAAAGCTTTTTTACGCAAATCCTCACAAGCCTTACCACTCTCGGTATTACCTGTCCGATTGTCTCGAATGGAGGAACGCCAAGCCTGTTTTCCGCCCATCTTGTGCCATCGGCCACCGAACATCGCGCCGGCACCTATATCTATAGCGACCGGAGCATGGCGAAGGCTGGACATGGCACGCTTGACGATTGCGCAATGCATATCCTAGCCACCGTCGTGTCGCGCCCGACACCGGATCGTGCCATTCTGGATGCTGGCTCTAAAGCGCTGACATCCGACCTGCTCGACTTTAGCGACTACGGCCTGATCGTTGACTATCCGGATGCTGTCATCACCGGCCTGTCCGAAGAACACGGCACCGTCGATCTCTCGAAGATTAGCGGTAAGCGGCCCGAGATCGGCGAAAAAGTGCGGATCATTCCCAACCACACCTGCGTCGTGTCAAACCTGTTCGACATCATGACATTTCACCGGAATGGTGTGGTGACGCGGGTGGAACAAGTGGCGGCACGCGGCCTGGTCTGGTAG
- a CDS encoding ABC transporter ATP-binding protein, translating to MGQLYLNKVVKSFGHFDVIKGVSLDIKDGEFMVFVGPSGCGKSTLLRMIAGLDDTTSGDIVIDGARVNALPPVERGIAMVFQSYALYPHMTVFENIAFPLRVEKMPEAQIREKIGAVAKVLQLDQRLQQKPGQLSGGQRQRVAIGRAIVREPKIFLFDEPLSNLDAALRADMRIELTRLHRQLKATMIYVTHDQIEAMTMADRIVVLHGGHIAQVGAPLELYHKPQNLFVAGFIGNPKMNFVPVSCKGVGPDGVTVAYEGRLVTIPVSGRPDMLGQELTLGIRPEHLALGKGDFSITVTPSVVERLGASTIAYASLANGEPYCAVFPGSAPVQPDQPMTTVIKASDCHLFDADGEALERHINWQAETLPDALRAVQD from the coding sequence GTGGGCCAGCTTTATCTCAACAAAGTCGTCAAATCCTTTGGCCATTTCGATGTCATCAAGGGCGTCTCGCTCGACATCAAGGACGGCGAATTCATGGTTTTTGTCGGCCCATCCGGCTGTGGCAAGTCCACGCTGCTTCGGATGATCGCCGGACTGGACGATACGACCAGCGGCGATATCGTTATCGATGGGGCTCGGGTCAATGCGCTGCCGCCGGTTGAGCGCGGCATTGCCATGGTGTTTCAGTCCTATGCACTCTATCCGCATATGACGGTGTTTGAAAATATCGCCTTTCCGCTGCGGGTCGAGAAAATGCCCGAGGCGCAGATCCGTGAAAAGATCGGCGCAGTGGCTAAGGTTTTGCAGCTAGATCAGCGCTTGCAGCAGAAGCCGGGCCAGCTTTCCGGCGGACAGCGGCAGCGGGTGGCGATTGGCCGGGCCATCGTGCGCGAACCGAAGATTTTTCTGTTCGATGAACCGCTTTCCAATCTCGATGCCGCCTTGCGTGCCGACATGCGCATCGAACTGACGCGACTGCACCGGCAGTTGAAAGCAACGATGATCTACGTCACCCACGACCAGATCGAAGCAATGACCATGGCCGACCGAATCGTGGTGTTGCATGGTGGTCATATTGCCCAGGTGGGCGCACCTCTGGAGCTTTACCACAAACCGCAAAACCTGTTTGTTGCTGGCTTTATCGGCAATCCGAAGATGAATTTCGTGCCGGTTTCCTGCAAGGGCGTTGGGCCTGATGGCGTTACCGTTGCCTACGAAGGCCGGTTGGTGACTATTCCTGTCTCCGGACGCCCCGATATGCTGGGTCAGGAGCTGACGCTTGGCATCCGTCCAGAACATCTGGCGCTCGGCAAAGGTGATTTTTCCATCACTGTGACACCCAGTGTCGTTGAGCGGCTCGGTGCCAGCACAATCGCCTATGCGTCGCTCGCAAATGGTGAGCCCTATTGTGCGGTCTTCCCTGGATCTGCTCCCGTTCAGCCTGACCAGCCGATGACGACGGTCATCAAGGCCAGCGACTGCCATCTGTTCGATGCCGATGGTGAGGCGCTGGAACGCCATATCAATTGGCAGGCAGAAACATTGCCGGACGCGCTGAGGGCAGTTCAGGACTAA
- a CDS encoding extracellular solute-binding protein encodes MAGALALLASSALSSFAADKEISWIYCGDKIDPIHEKYIKVWEGKKPGWKIAPEVVGWEQCQDKATTLAAAGTPVAMAYVGSRTLKEFAENDLIVKVPMTDAEKKSYYPNIVDTVTFDDTQWGVPIAFSTKALFWNKDLFKKAGLDPETPPKTWAEEIAFAKQIKEKTGIAGYGLPAKTFDNTMHQFMHWVYTNNGQVMDKDGKIVMDSPEVLAALQAYKDIAPYSVEGATAYEQNEIRAIFLDGKAGMIQNSSGAAYRLLKTDIHWGVTTLPLGPSAKGPGTLLITDSLAIFKGSGVEDKATEFAKYITSPEPQEEYELTTDSGLTPLRPSAKVDQLIKDKPYWKPLIDGIAFGGPEPLFKDYKGFQNVMIEMVQSVVTGKAEPADALKKASAAIDQYK; translated from the coding sequence ATGGCGGGCGCGCTGGCGCTGCTGGCAAGCTCGGCTCTGTCGAGTTTTGCGGCGGATAAGGAAATCAGCTGGATCTATTGTGGCGACAAGATCGACCCGATCCATGAGAAATATATCAAGGTCTGGGAAGGCAAAAAACCGGGCTGGAAGATTGCGCCTGAAGTGGTTGGCTGGGAACAGTGCCAGGACAAGGCAACCACCTTGGCCGCCGCCGGGACGCCGGTTGCCATGGCTTATGTTGGTTCGCGCACATTGAAGGAGTTCGCCGAGAACGACCTGATCGTCAAGGTGCCGATGACGGATGCCGAAAAGAAGAGCTATTATCCGAACATCGTCGATACCGTGACCTTTGACGATACCCAGTGGGGCGTGCCGATTGCCTTCTCCACCAAGGCACTGTTCTGGAACAAGGACCTGTTCAAGAAAGCTGGTCTTGACCCGGAGACCCCACCGAAGACTTGGGCTGAGGAAATTGCCTTTGCCAAGCAGATCAAGGAAAAGACCGGTATTGCCGGTTATGGCCTGCCTGCCAAAACCTTCGACAACACCATGCACCAGTTCATGCACTGGGTTTACACCAATAATGGTCAGGTGATGGACAAGGACGGCAAGATCGTCATGGACAGCCCGGAAGTGTTGGCAGCGCTTCAGGCATACAAGGACATCGCTCCCTATTCGGTTGAAGGGGCAACCGCTTACGAGCAGAACGAAATCCGCGCCATCTTTCTCGACGGCAAGGCCGGGATGATCCAGAACAGCTCAGGCGCTGCCTATCGCCTGCTGAAGACCGATATCCACTGGGGCGTGACGACCTTGCCACTTGGTCCTTCGGCTAAGGGCCCCGGCACGCTGTTGATCACCGATAGCCTGGCGATCTTCAAGGGCTCCGGTGTCGAGGACAAGGCAACGGAATTTGCCAAATACATTACCTCGCCAGAACCGCAGGAAGAATACGAACTGACGACCGATTCCGGCCTGACGCCGCTTCGTCCTTCCGCTAAGGTCGATCAGTTGATCAAGGATAAGCCTTACTGGAAGCCGTTGATTGATGGTATCGCCTTCGGTGGACCTGAACCTTTGTTCAAGGATTACAAAGGCTTCCAGAATGTGATGATCGAAATGGTCCAGTCTGTCGTCACGGGTAAGGCCGAGCCTGCGGACGCCTTGAAGAAGGCTTCGGCTGCTATCGACCAGTACAAGTAA
- a CDS encoding carbohydrate ABC transporter permease — MSTNRQAMINRYKWYEIIGIYCGVAVFLTFVLAPFVEGFLVSLKPLSQLFSSPYRFWPENGSFEAYRTMWDHVPGFGRYIFNSFFISITATVVVLLLVVPAAYAFARFEFRGRGVLLGTFLAVNMFSGAVLLIPIFRLMRISGMLNTYFALIVPLIAFLIPTAIWLLRTYMMRIPRELEEAAYVDGASYFYTFRRVVLPLAMPGIAVVGITTFITAYAQHFIFALTFNSKTEYMPLPIGLFAYFGRQEVIWNELMAASFVGIAPAMIMIFFLQRYLVSGLTAGAVK; from the coding sequence ATGAGCACCAACAGGCAGGCGATGATCAATCGCTACAAATGGTATGAAATCATCGGCATCTATTGCGGTGTCGCGGTGTTTCTCACTTTCGTGCTGGCGCCTTTCGTGGAAGGGTTCCTGGTGTCGTTGAAGCCGCTCAGCCAGCTGTTTTCGTCACCTTATCGGTTTTGGCCGGAAAATGGTTCATTCGAAGCCTACCGAACCATGTGGGACCACGTTCCGGGCTTTGGCCGCTATATCTTCAATTCGTTCTTTATCTCGATCACGGCAACGGTGGTGGTTCTGCTGCTCGTCGTCCCGGCAGCGTATGCCTTTGCCCGTTTCGAATTCCGTGGCAGGGGTGTGTTGCTGGGGACGTTCCTCGCCGTCAACATGTTTTCAGGCGCGGTCCTGCTCATTCCGATCTTTCGGCTGATGCGGATTTCGGGAATGCTGAACACCTATTTCGCGCTGATCGTGCCGCTGATCGCCTTCCTGATCCCGACCGCCATCTGGTTGCTGAGAACCTATATGATGCGGATTCCACGGGAGCTTGAGGAGGCGGCGTATGTGGACGGGGCAAGCTATTTCTATACGTTCCGGCGCGTGGTTCTGCCGCTTGCCATGCCGGGGATTGCCGTCGTCGGCATCACCACCTTCATTACCGCCTATGCGCAGCATTTCATCTTCGCACTGACCTTCAACTCGAAGACGGAATACATGCCACTGCCGATTGGCCTGTTTGCCTATTTCGGCCGTCAGGAAGTGATCTGGAACGAGTTGATGGCCGCAAGCTTCGTCGGTATTGCGCCGGCGATGATCATGATCTTCTTCCTGCAACGCTATCTGGTCAGTGGCCTGACGGCGGGAGCAGTCAAGTAG
- a CDS encoding carbohydrate ABC transporter permease has translation MEAKRRAVFFAWCLLLPATIYIAIIVAYPLVDTFILSFTDASLKRVTNWVGWDNYNKIFNATFADVIIRTFVWTFFSVLFKMIIGTFGATLLNTAVPGRTLFRILTMPPWIVPMAIGIFMWGWMYNGQFGMISGMLQRFGLVDGPVAFLAYGSTAFWATIFTDVWIGVPMVTLYLLAAMQAIPQDLHEAAWTDGAGRFYRFRRITLPLLMPAMITMSMISLISTFNSFDIIWILTRGGPSGGTTTMIIDTYKTAIGSYKYGEGAARAVLICIFLSIFSYFYFRVTSRLSQEHSR, from the coding sequence ATGGAGGCGAAACGCAGAGCCGTTTTCTTCGCCTGGTGCCTGCTGTTGCCGGCAACCATCTATATCGCCATCATCGTTGCTTATCCGCTGGTCGATACTTTCATCCTGTCCTTCACCGATGCGTCGCTGAAGCGGGTGACGAATTGGGTCGGCTGGGATAATTACAACAAGATTTTCAACGCCACCTTCGCGGATGTCATTATCCGCACCTTCGTGTGGACGTTCTTCTCCGTGCTGTTCAAGATGATTATCGGCACGTTCGGCGCGACGCTTCTGAACACTGCCGTGCCGGGGCGAACCTTGTTCCGCATCCTGACCATGCCACCCTGGATCGTGCCGATGGCTATCGGCATCTTCATGTGGGGCTGGATGTATAACGGCCAGTTCGGGATGATTTCCGGCATGTTGCAGCGGTTCGGTCTGGTCGATGGGCCTGTCGCCTTCCTTGCTTATGGATCGACGGCGTTCTGGGCTACGATCTTCACCGATGTATGGATCGGCGTGCCGATGGTGACGCTTTATCTGCTGGCAGCTATGCAGGCGATCCCGCAGGATCTGCATGAGGCGGCTTGGACGGACGGTGCCGGGCGGTTCTACCGGTTCCGCCGCATCACCCTGCCGCTGCTGATGCCAGCGATGATCACCATGTCAATGATTTCGCTAATCTCGACCTTCAATTCCTTCGATATCATCTGGATATTGACCCGAGGTGGCCCAAGCGGCGGCACGACGACGATGATCATCGATACCTATAAGACGGCAATTGGGTCGTACAAATACGGTGAAGGGGCGGCGCGCGCCGTGCTGATCTGCATCTTCCTGTCGATCTTCAGCTATTTCTACTTCCGCGTCACCAGCCGTCTTTCGCAGGAGCATTCCCGATGA